In Dyadobacter subterraneus, a single genomic region encodes these proteins:
- a CDS encoding DUF3276 family protein, giving the protein MADYNTIESLKVDAGKRTYFLDVKQTRERLKYVKITESKRLQDGEFERHQILIFEEDIHKIMDAFQSALKHFPSSEKAITKSVMQNSKERHLNAYMPWSQDDDLLLSKLYLEGNSIKQLMEIFGRNVGSINSRLSKLGFKEG; this is encoded by the coding sequence ATGGCGGATTACAACACTATTGAAAGTTTAAAAGTTGATGCTGGAAAACGCACCTACTTTCTTGACGTTAAACAAACACGGGAACGGTTAAAATATGTAAAGATTACTGAAAGCAAACGACTCCAAGACGGTGAATTCGAAAGACATCAAATACTGATTTTTGAGGAAGATATCCACAAAATAATGGACGCATTTCAAAGTGCCCTCAAACATTTTCCTTCTTCGGAAAAAGCCATTACTAAAAGTGTAATGCAAAATTCCAAAGAACGCCATCTAAATGCTTACATGCCATGGAGCCAGGATGACGATCTTTTACTCTCAAAACTTTATCTGGAAGGAAACAGTATTAAGCAATTAATGGAAATTTTTGGTAGAAACGTCGGGTCTATAAATTCCAGATTGTCCAAACTTGGTTTCAAAGAAGGATAA
- a CDS encoding type 1 glutamine amidotransferase domain-containing protein, with protein sequence MDSTSNVIKVAILVADGFEQVEMTCPREALDKNGATTHIISPNKDSVKGWNHVDWGGTHKVDVPLDNARADYYDALVIPGGVMGVDALRTNTKAIEFVRSFFMNHKPVAAICHGPQILIDADVVLGRTLTSNAAIKNDLENAGAIWTDNNVTTDNSLVTSRKTDDLPAFINQMMKEFNMELHQ encoded by the coding sequence ATGGACTCGACATCAAATGTAATCAAGGTTGCCATTTTGGTAGCCGACGGATTTGAACAGGTGGAAATGACATGTCCGAGGGAGGCTCTGGACAAAAATGGTGCGACGACCCATATTATATCACCTAATAAGGATTCAGTAAAAGGTTGGAACCATGTAGATTGGGGTGGAACGCATAAAGTAGATGTACCGCTAGATAATGCAAGAGCAGATTATTATGACGCTTTGGTTATCCCGGGCGGTGTGATGGGTGTGGATGCCTTACGAACTAATACAAAAGCAATTGAATTTGTTCGTTCATTTTTCATGAATCATAAGCCGGTGGCAGCTATATGTCACGGTCCGCAGATTTTGATTGACGCAGATGTAGTTTTGGGTAGAACCTTGACTTCCAATGCTGCGATTAAAAATGATCTGGAAAATGCCGGAGCAATCTGGACCGACAATAATGTAACAACTGACAACAGTTTGGTAACCAGCAGAAAAACGGATGACTTACCCGCTTTTATCAATCAAATGATGAAAGAGTTTAATATGGAATTGCACCAGTGA
- a CDS encoding ATP-binding cassette domain-containing protein, with product MSQLSLENIFVKKYDTTVLTNLNWKIKSGQHWAIIGPNGSGKTTLLDIIAGKWPVAKGKLSYGFDQPVREIIEFVPNDYSFNRIVSAGAEYYQQRFHAYEAERAPSVRAILTDQLKPVGTVNDNSVQLAPSKVNEEQLKKVSELLSISHLLDHPFVTLSNGETRRMLLAKSLLKHPKILLLDHPFSGLDVHSREVLRNALSELAQSGVTIIIATSATEIPPCVTNILEMNHGSIEKLISVGEYQITNHNVEAFPKPDPQKLANFGEPNFKDFEVAIDLRNIRVKYGEDQILKGINWKINKGEKWALSGANGSGKSTLLSIITADNPQRFANDFDLFDKKRGGIGASIWDIKQKIGHVSPELHLYFPKNTTVFKTIASGFFDATGIFFKKLTEIQIERVHEVAELLHVHALIEKDFSQLSKGEQRLVLLARALVKNPPLLILDEPCQGLDTISIEYFKSVVDAICDTPERTLIYVSHYLNEIPSCVTKFLKLEKGEVIENI from the coding sequence ATGAGCCAGCTGTCATTAGAAAATATTTTTGTAAAAAAGTACGATACCACAGTATTAACAAATCTGAACTGGAAAATAAAATCCGGACAACACTGGGCTATAATCGGACCGAATGGATCAGGAAAAACTACGTTACTCGATATTATCGCCGGAAAATGGCCGGTGGCCAAAGGCAAATTAAGTTACGGATTCGATCAGCCGGTTCGTGAGATTATTGAATTTGTACCCAATGACTATTCCTTCAATCGAATCGTAAGTGCAGGAGCAGAATATTATCAGCAGCGTTTTCATGCTTATGAAGCGGAAAGAGCGCCATCTGTAAGAGCAATTTTGACAGATCAATTGAAACCTGTCGGAACTGTAAATGACAATTCGGTTCAGCTTGCACCATCAAAAGTAAATGAAGAGCAATTAAAAAAAGTGAGTGAATTGTTATCCATTTCCCATTTGCTAGACCACCCTTTTGTCACATTATCCAATGGAGAAACCCGACGGATGTTATTAGCAAAATCGCTGTTAAAACATCCTAAAATATTACTTCTGGATCATCCGTTCAGCGGACTTGATGTTCATTCGCGTGAAGTTTTGAGAAATGCTTTGAGTGAACTGGCTCAATCCGGTGTCACAATAATCATTGCAACTTCGGCAACAGAAATTCCGCCTTGTGTTACCAATATCCTTGAAATGAATCACGGAAGTATTGAAAAATTGATTTCTGTCGGTGAATATCAGATCACAAACCATAATGTTGAAGCTTTTCCAAAACCGGACCCACAAAAACTGGCAAACTTTGGAGAACCCAATTTTAAGGATTTTGAAGTAGCCATTGACCTAAGAAATATCCGGGTTAAGTATGGCGAAGATCAAATTTTAAAAGGTATCAACTGGAAAATTAATAAAGGAGAAAAGTGGGCTTTATCCGGTGCTAACGGATCCGGAAAATCAACTTTGCTTAGCATTATCACAGCAGATAATCCACAACGTTTTGCAAATGATTTTGATTTATTTGATAAAAAACGCGGCGGGATCGGTGCTTCCATTTGGGATATCAAACAGAAAATCGGTCACGTTTCGCCTGAGCTTCATCTTTATTTTCCAAAAAATACAACTGTTTTCAAAACCATCGCATCCGGCTTTTTCGACGCGACGGGTATCTTTTTCAAAAAACTGACTGAGATCCAGATTGAACGTGTACATGAAGTTGCTGAACTTCTTCACGTACATGCGTTGATTGAAAAAGATTTCTCTCAACTATCAAAAGGCGAGCAGCGCTTGGTTTTATTGGCAAGAGCTTTGGTGAAAAATCCACCATTATTAATTCTGGATGAACCGTGTCAGGGATTGGACACCATTTCGATTGAATATTTCAAATCCGTGGTAGACGCAATTTGCGATACACCTGAACGAACGCTAATTTATGTTTCACATTACCTGAATGAAATTCCTTCCTGTGTGACGAAGTTTTTGAAATTGGAGAAGGGGGAGGTTATTGAGAATATCTAA
- a CDS encoding type II toxin-antitoxin system RelE/ParE family toxin, which yields MSYNVLVIPLFEKQAKRLAKKYPSLKKELAELFENLASYPDQGKALGNNFYKIRLAIHSKGKGKSGGARIITYVRIIDSEVYLTSIYDKSEKSNITNKELEEIFKSIE from the coding sequence ATGAGCTATAATGTACTAGTAATACCACTTTTTGAAAAACAGGCAAAAAGACTTGCCAAAAAATATCCTTCGCTAAAAAAAGAGTTAGCAGAATTATTTGAAAATCTGGCTAGTTATCCTGATCAAGGAAAAGCTCTTGGAAATAATTTTTACAAAATCCGGTTAGCGATTCATTCAAAAGGAAAAGGTAAATCCGGAGGAGCAAGGATAATTACCTATGTCAGGATAATTGATTCGGAAGTGTATTTAACTTCAATTTATGATAAGTCGGAAAAGAGCAATATCACAAATAAAGAGTTGGAGGAAATATTTAAGTCAATTGAATGA
- a CDS encoding nucleotidyltransferase family protein yields the protein MKRLELYTSEIIQLCETHKVKSLYAFGSVLTEKFNNDSDIDLIVDFETIEIEEYADNYFDLKFSLQDILKRPIDLLEEQAIKNPYFRKSINLQRKLVYGR from the coding sequence ATGAAAAGGCTAGAATTATACACTTCGGAGATCATTCAACTTTGTGAAACCCACAAAGTGAAAAGCTTGTATGCTTTTGGTTCAGTTCTGACTGAAAAGTTTAATAATGATAGCGATATAGATCTAATCGTTGATTTTGAAACAATTGAAATTGAAGAATATGCTGATAATTATTTCGATCTCAAATTTTCTCTTCAAGATATTCTAAAAAGACCAATCGATTTACTTGAAGAACAAGCTATCAAAAATCCATATTTCAGAAAATCCATTAACCTGCAAAGGAAACTTGTTTATGGACGATGA
- a CDS encoding HepT-like ribonuclease domain-containing protein, translating to MSRILKRDKSIVITNSRKLVDTRNRIIHACDAVSDDIIWGIVIRHLPILKQEVENLLN from the coding sequence ATGAGTCGGATTCTTAAAAGAGATAAATCTATTGTGATTACCAATTCCAGAAAACTTGTTGATACAAGAAATAGAATTATTCATGCCTGTGATGCTGTTTCCGATGATATCATATGGGGAATTGTTATAAGACATCTACCAATTTTAAAACAGGAAGTTGAAAATTTGTTAAATTAA
- a CDS encoding PIN domain-containing protein, translated as MRIVVDTNIAFSAILNTNSRIAQILLLPKSRLNFYSTEQLLTEISEH; from the coding sequence ATGAGAATTGTAGTAGACACGAATATTGCTTTTAGCGCAATCCTTAACACTAACAGTCGAATCGCTCAAATTTTACTTTTACCTAAATCCAGATTAAACTTTTATTCAACTGAGCAATTACTAACCGAAATTAGTGAACACTGA
- a CDS encoding glutamine amidotransferase-related protein, with the protein MKIGLLECDHVREELLPIAGDYRQMFPALFTPIAPEWQFDFFNVCNGYFPSSVDDCDVYICTGSKSSVYDGDKWIENLKEFVREIHQAGKTYIGVCFGHQILGEALGGEVRKSDVGWCVGVHTFETLKSQNWMRPPSSFFNLLMMCQDQVLKLPSEAILLAQTPDCPNAMFQVGETMLGIQAHPEFPKLYDKALMELRVERIGERKVEMGIMSLELPTSEKLFAQWIVNFAEASKIKK; encoded by the coding sequence ATGAAAATTGGTCTTTTAGAGTGTGATCATGTTCGGGAAGAGCTTTTACCGATAGCCGGTGATTACCGACAAATGTTTCCTGCATTGTTCACACCGATTGCGCCTGAATGGCAGTTTGATTTTTTTAATGTTTGTAACGGATATTTCCCTTCTTCGGTTGATGATTGTGACGTTTACATTTGTACTGGTTCAAAATCTTCTGTGTATGACGGAGATAAATGGATTGAGAATTTGAAAGAATTTGTGAGGGAAATTCATCAGGCAGGAAAAACATACATTGGTGTTTGTTTTGGGCATCAGATTCTTGGTGAGGCACTAGGTGGTGAAGTGAGAAAATCGGATGTTGGCTGGTGTGTGGGTGTGCATACTTTTGAAACACTAAAATCTCAAAATTGGATGCGGCCGCCGTCGTCATTTTTCAATCTTTTAATGATGTGTCAGGATCAGGTTTTGAAATTACCTTCGGAAGCTATTTTATTGGCACAAACTCCTGATTGTCCAAACGCCATGTTTCAGGTTGGAGAAACAATGCTGGGAATACAAGCGCACCCGGAATTTCCAAAGCTGTATGACAAAGCGTTAATGGAATTGAGAGTTGAAAGAATCGGTGAACGAAAAGTTGAAATGGGTATCATGAGTCTGGAATTGCCAACTTCTGAAAAATTGTTTGCTCAATGGATTGTCAATTTTGCGGAGGCAAGTAAGATTAAGAAATAG
- the clpB gene encoding ATP-dependent chaperone ClpB, with amino-acid sequence MNFNQYTIKAQEIIQHAAQMAQGNQQQAIETGHVVKSILEEDPNTSQFILNHLNISADVLNSRLQKILDSYPRVSGTNQAFLGNDLTAATSKAQNYLKEFGDEFISIELLLLGILSGKDSTATMMKEVGFKEKELINAIKELRGKNNPVKDQNAEAKYRSLERYSKNLNELAKAGKIDPVIGRDEEIRRVLQILSRRTKNNPILLGEPGVGKTAIVEGLAQRIVQGDVPENLKSKIIASLDMGLLIAGAKYKGEFEERLKAVIKEVTDSEGEIVLFIDEIHTLIGAGGGGEGAMDAANLLKPALARGELHAIGATTLKEYQKYMEKDKALERRFQAVMVDEPNIPDAISILRGIKEKYELHHGVRIQDDAVIAAVELSTRYISDRFLPDKAIDLMDEAASKLRLEMDSVPEELDELNRKVMQLEIEREAIRRENNKEKETILNKEIADLSERRNSLKALWENEKGKVNEVRTLKEQLEQLRLEAEQAERSGDFGKVAEIRYGRIPETNKRLEELQASENAESLMQEEVTPEEIAEVVAKWTGIPVSKMLQSDREKLLHLEDHLHQRVAGQEEAITLVSDAVRRSRAGLQDSKRPLGSFLFLGPTGVGKTELAKTLAEYLFNDENAMVRIDMSEYQERHAVSRLVGAPPGYVGYDEGGQLTEAVRRKPYSVILLDEIEKAHPDVWNILLQVLDEGRLTDNKGRVANFKNTIIIMTSNIGSHIIQEKFAEDEGWNHALIVEEAKQGVLDLLKASVRPEFLNRIDEIVLFEPLSMKNIRKIVDIQFKGIQKMLLEQGITLDSSEEALTKLGEEGFDPAFGARPLKRVLQRKILNELSKGILSGQVAKDSVIMMELNSDGDLIFENVGSVEI; translated from the coding sequence ATGAACTTTAACCAATATACAATCAAGGCGCAGGAAATAATACAGCACGCAGCACAAATGGCTCAGGGCAACCAACAGCAAGCCATTGAAACGGGTCATGTTGTTAAATCCATTTTGGAGGAAGATCCAAATACGTCTCAGTTTATTCTTAACCATTTAAATATTAGTGCAGATGTTTTAAACAGCCGTCTGCAAAAAATACTTGACAGTTATCCTCGTGTTAGTGGAACGAACCAGGCTTTTTTAGGCAATGATCTGACAGCTGCTACCTCGAAAGCACAAAATTATCTGAAAGAATTTGGTGACGAATTCATTAGCATTGAGCTTCTTTTATTGGGAATTCTTAGTGGAAAAGATTCCACAGCTACCATGATGAAGGAAGTTGGATTTAAGGAGAAAGAACTCATAAATGCCATTAAAGAACTTAGAGGTAAAAATAATCCCGTGAAAGATCAAAACGCAGAAGCTAAATACCGTTCGCTGGAACGATACAGTAAAAACCTCAATGAGCTTGCCAAAGCAGGTAAAATTGATCCGGTGATTGGCCGGGACGAAGAAATCAGGCGGGTTTTGCAAATATTGAGTCGCCGTACAAAAAACAATCCGATCCTGCTTGGAGAACCTGGGGTTGGGAAAACTGCGATTGTAGAAGGACTTGCCCAAAGGATCGTTCAGGGTGATGTTCCTGAAAATTTGAAATCAAAAATAATTGCCTCTCTTGATATGGGCTTGCTGATCGCGGGTGCCAAATATAAAGGAGAATTTGAAGAACGTCTGAAAGCGGTTATCAAAGAAGTGACCGATTCGGAAGGCGAAATCGTATTGTTCATTGACGAGATTCATACATTAATCGGTGCAGGTGGCGGCGGAGAAGGTGCTATGGACGCAGCAAATTTGTTGAAACCAGCTTTGGCCCGTGGTGAATTGCATGCAATCGGTGCGACAACACTGAAAGAATATCAAAAATACATGGAGAAGGATAAAGCTCTGGAACGTCGTTTCCAGGCTGTGATGGTAGATGAGCCAAATATTCCTGACGCCATCAGCATTCTTCGTGGTATTAAAGAAAAATATGAATTGCATCATGGTGTAAGAATTCAGGATGATGCGGTGATTGCGGCAGTTGAACTTTCAACCCGTTATATCAGCGACCGTTTTTTACCTGATAAGGCGATTGACTTAATGGATGAAGCCGCTTCAAAATTGCGTCTGGAAATGGATAGCGTTCCGGAAGAATTGGATGAGCTGAACCGTAAAGTGATGCAGCTTGAAATTGAGCGTGAAGCCATTCGTCGTGAAAATAATAAGGAAAAAGAAACAATTTTAAATAAAGAAATCGCTGACCTTAGTGAAAGACGGAATAGCCTGAAAGCACTTTGGGAAAATGAAAAAGGCAAGGTCAACGAAGTTCGTACTTTAAAAGAACAACTTGAACAATTACGTCTGGAAGCTGAACAAGCAGAAAGGAGCGGTGATTTTGGTAAAGTTGCTGAAATAAGATACGGCCGTATTCCTGAAACTAACAAACGTCTTGAAGAATTGCAGGCTTCGGAAAATGCGGAAAGCCTGATGCAGGAAGAAGTTACGCCGGAAGAAATTGCAGAAGTTGTAGCAAAATGGACAGGAATTCCTGTCAGCAAAATGCTGCAAAGTGACAGAGAAAAACTCTTGCATCTGGAAGATCATTTGCATCAACGTGTAGCGGGACAAGAGGAAGCGATTACTTTGGTATCTGATGCTGTTCGCCGTAGCCGTGCCGGTTTGCAGGATTCAAAACGTCCTTTGGGAAGTTTCCTTTTCCTTGGACCAACCGGTGTAGGTAAAACCGAATTGGCAAAAACACTCGCTGAATATTTGTTCAATGACGAAAATGCGATGGTTCGTATCGACATGAGCGAGTACCAGGAACGTCATGCAGTAAGCCGTCTGGTTGGAGCGCCTCCGGGTTATGTGGGTTATGATGAAGGCGGACAATTAACCGAAGCCGTTCGCCGGAAACCTTACAGCGTCATTCTTTTGGATGAGATTGAAAAAGCGCATCCCGACGTCTGGAATATTCTTTTGCAGGTTTTGGATGAAGGTCGTTTGACTGATAATAAAGGCCGCGTAGCAAATTTCAAAAACACGATCATCATTATGACTTCAAATATCGGAAGCCATATTATCCAGGAAAAATTTGCAGAAGACGAAGGCTGGAACCATGCATTGATTGTTGAAGAAGCTAAACAAGGCGTTCTTGATTTGTTGAAAGCTTCGGTTCGTCCAGAGTTTTTAAACCGGATTGATGAGATCGTTCTATTTGAACCATTATCAATGAAAAATATTCGGAAAATTGTTGATATCCAGTTCAAAGGAATTCAGAAAATGTTGCTTGAACAAGGCATCACATTAGATTCCAGCGAAGAAGCACTTACCAAATTGGGAGAAGAAGGTTTTGATCCTGCTTTTGGTGCCCGTCCTTTGAAAAGAGTATTGCAACGTAAAATTTTAAACGAACTTTCAAAAGGAATTTTGAGCGGTCAGGTTGCAAAAGATTCAGTGATCATGATGGAGCTTAACTCCGACGGCGATCTGATTTTTGAAAACGTCGGTAGTGTAGAAATATAA
- a CDS encoding PIN domain-containing protein, producing the protein MYQKSEKLTHDIDIDDTEFIVLTEHAKAKLWSGDKELLTGLQKKKWNKFVTTEELYKLIIRTSKF; encoded by the coding sequence GTGTACCAAAAATCTGAGAAACTGACACATGACATTGATATAGATGATACTGAATTCATAGTATTAACAGAACATGCCAAGGCAAAATTATGGAGTGGTGATAAAGAATTGTTAACAGGATTACAAAAGAAAAAATGGAATAAGTTTGTAACAACAGAAGAATTATACAAACTTATAATAAGGACAAGTAAATTTTAA
- a CDS encoding phosphoribosyltransferase family protein — MEITNIDTHRQILTSLQTRQKVRRIAFEIYEQNFEESSIIIAGIVGEGYQFAKILTDELRSISPLDVKLVELRFDKTIHWQSEIHFDDDSVQLENQVAVVVDDVLNTGRTLAFALEPFLKVRMKKLQVAVIVDREHHLFPVSANYVGYSLSTTISERVEVILSRPSEEGVYLR, encoded by the coding sequence ATGGAAATTACGAATATAGATACACACCGACAAATATTAACTTCACTGCAAACCCGTCAGAAAGTCCGTCGGATTGCTTTTGAAATATATGAGCAGAATTTTGAAGAAAGCAGCATTATCATTGCGGGGATCGTAGGAGAAGGATATCAATTTGCCAAAATCCTGACAGACGAGTTAAGATCGATTTCACCCTTGGACGTGAAACTGGTTGAGCTTCGTTTTGACAAAACAATTCACTGGCAAAGTGAAATCCATTTTGACGACGACTCTGTGCAATTAGAAAATCAGGTTGCCGTGGTTGTGGATGATGTTTTAAATACCGGTCGGACATTGGCTTTTGCACTTGAACCGTTTTTGAAAGTGCGCATGAAAAAATTGCAGGTTGCCGTGATTGTGGATCGTGAACATCATTTATTCCCTGTATCTGCCAATTATGTAGGCTATTCATTAAGCACGACGATCAGCGAAAGGGTAGAAGTAATCCTGAGCCGTCCATCCGAAGAAGGGGTTTATCTCAGGTAG
- a CDS encoding HEAT repeat domain-containing protein, which produces MMTLDTNLTTLLSHLTKTEHGFKHIISAGDDLIKDENLNHFEIAQELIKHESYQGRMLGTYLFGALCAENISALKILKTQVSKDENWRVQEMLAKAFDYYAKQIGYKSALPEIENWLSDENPNVVRAVIEGLRIWTSRPCFKENPEIAIQLISQHNQNESEYVRKSVGNALRDISRKFPDLVKRKTAEWNLEDKRIAFTSKLILKK; this is translated from the coding sequence ATGATGACGCTGGATACCAATCTCACCACACTCCTCTCCCACCTCACCAAAACCGAACACGGCTTCAAACATATCATATCCGCAGGTGATGATTTAATAAAAGACGAAAATCTTAATCACTTTGAAATTGCCCAGGAACTTATTAAACATGAAAGTTACCAGGGCAGAATGCTAGGAACGTATTTATTTGGAGCTCTTTGTGCTGAAAATATTTCTGCTTTAAAAATTCTAAAAACACAGGTTTCAAAGGATGAAAACTGGCGGGTGCAGGAAATGCTTGCCAAAGCTTTTGATTACTACGCAAAACAAATTGGTTACAAATCTGCTCTTCCTGAAATTGAAAATTGGCTTTCAGATGAAAATCCTAATGTCGTTCGGGCTGTAATTGAAGGATTGAGAATATGGACTTCCAGACCTTGTTTCAAAGAAAATCCGGAGATCGCAATCCAGTTGATAAGTCAGCATAATCAGAATGAAAGTGAATATGTACGAAAATCGGTTGGGAATGCACTGAGAGATATCAGTCGTAAATTCCCTGACCTGGTTAAGCGGAAAACAGCTGAATGGAATCTGGAAGATAAACGTATAGCTTTTACTAGTAAATTGATTTTGAAGAAATAG
- the porQ gene encoding type IX secretion system protein PorQ codes for MRQIGTGLSFLTVFLFLVLGNSNAQTTGGKSGLNFLQLPSQAKSTALGSNHMTISGNDPALFLQNPALLDSSKQDQVSVNIMPYLADTRFLNLAYGHEVKRTSGTWAVGLQYLNYGTITETDASGNVVGEFRAADYGLSAGYGQTVGAFTLGGSVKFVGSSIESYHVYGMAFDWGGVFKHPNQDFTIGFVVKNLGFLKQNFTGANTPVLPLDLRTGITFKPKYMPIRFSATIHHLNSFDMVYNDPNLFFTYDINGVRIPRKVGVTEKLARHLSIGAELLLDKNFKILLGYDHLKRQELKLYNAGGLAGFSFGAWLRVKRFEISYGRAQYTPGFGSSSLSILMNLKKQ; via the coding sequence ATGAGGCAAATTGGTACGGGCTTATCTTTTTTGACGGTTTTTCTTTTCCTGGTTTTGGGAAACAGTAATGCGCAAACGACCGGAGGAAAAAGCGGACTTAATTTTCTGCAACTTCCCTCGCAGGCAAAAAGTACCGCGCTAGGCTCGAATCATATGACTATTTCAGGAAATGATCCGGCACTTTTTTTGCAGAATCCGGCACTGCTTGACTCGTCAAAACAAGATCAGGTTTCAGTTAATATAATGCCATACCTTGCTGATACCAGGTTTTTAAATCTGGCTTATGGTCATGAAGTAAAACGCACTTCCGGAACCTGGGCTGTTGGTTTACAGTATCTGAATTATGGTACTATTACTGAGACGGATGCTTCCGGTAATGTTGTTGGGGAATTTCGGGCTGCTGATTATGGATTATCTGCCGGATATGGACAAACCGTTGGTGCTTTTACGCTGGGCGGTTCTGTCAAATTTGTCGGTTCATCCATAGAATCCTATCATGTTTATGGAATGGCTTTTGACTGGGGTGGCGTTTTCAAACATCCTAACCAGGATTTCACGATAGGTTTTGTAGTAAAAAACCTGGGATTTTTGAAGCAAAATTTCACAGGAGCAAATACGCCGGTTTTACCCTTGGATCTGAGAACCGGGATAACTTTCAAACCGAAATATATGCCAATACGGTTTTCGGCGACAATTCATCACCTGAATAGTTTTGACATGGTTTACAACGATCCGAATTTGTTTTTTACTTATGATATCAATGGGGTCAGAATTCCAAGAAAAGTAGGAGTGACAGAGAAACTGGCCCGACATTTATCAATAGGAGCAGAATTATTGCTGGATAAAAACTTCAAAATCCTTCTGGGTTACGATCATTTAAAAAGACAGGAATTGAAATTATATAATGCAGGAGGATTGGCCGGATTTTCATTCGGAGCCTGGCTTCGTGTTAAAAGATTTGAAATCAGTTACGGAAGAGCGCAATATACGCCTGGGTTTGGAAGCAGCTCTTTGTCGATTTTGATGAATTTGAAGAAGCAATAA